In Candidatus Methanosphaera massiliense, the following are encoded in one genomic region:
- a CDS encoding cation:proton antiporter yields the protein MDLYILENISIILITSVVILLLFNKLKLPSMIGLFLTGIILGQFIDSTSIITNISELGVIFLLFIIGLEFSIEKFSAIKRYAVLGGILQVVLTTILVTLILFIGKAPLNQSIFMGFLVCFSSTAIVMKILQKKRLAHSIQGRVTLGILIFQDLAVILVILLTPVLGGQSIDLSTLPTTLLKLVGFVIIIAVSAKWIVPIALNEAAKTKNRDLFMLLILFICLGTTFATSSLGISPELGAFLAGLIISNTEFSHQALGYVQPFQDVFMSIFLISIGLMINVSYFINNILLIIALAAIVLVIKFVATFLTGVILKLPIKTTVAISVLLSQIGEFSFILAEDGMKYGLISGELFTTFLTVTIITMSATPLLEKITPRLVGIFKKIPYFQVDEELKTIQPAEIEENELEDHVIIVGFGVNGRNLSSACETYNIPYVIVDFNPQVVEKNKALGLPIIYGNGYDESVLKELRIKSAKCIVISMPSYDSTIKAVDSARRLNPDIHIIVRTRFLKNVDDVYEAGADEVIPEEYETSIIMFTRVMDYYDKDMDEINSTIESLRSDAYDTFRHVSSDDITTSLSNRVTDLNMESVQITRKQKISDIDFNRFNLTVTSVIRNNKTFTEIDARFNLKIDDLVIFTGTSENISSFLRYFHVTNEI from the coding sequence ATGGATTTATACATATTAGAAAATATATCAATAATACTAATAACCTCCGTAGTAATCCTATTATTATTTAATAAATTAAAACTCCCCTCAATGATTGGACTATTTTTAACGGGAATTATTTTAGGACAATTCATTGACTCTACAAGTATTATAACTAATATATCTGAATTAGGAGTAATCTTTTTATTATTTATTATAGGACTTGAATTCTCAATAGAAAAATTTTCAGCAATTAAAAGATATGCAGTACTTGGTGGAATATTACAGGTAGTTCTTACAACTATTTTAGTTACACTCATACTCTTTATAGGAAAAGCTCCATTAAATCAATCTATTTTTATGGGATTTCTCGTATGTTTCAGTAGTACAGCTATTGTAATGAAAATATTACAGAAAAAACGTTTAGCACACTCAATCCAGGGTAGAGTAACATTAGGAATACTTATATTTCAGGATTTAGCTGTTATACTTGTAATATTATTAACACCAGTACTTGGCGGACAATCAATAGATCTCAGTACACTTCCTACAACATTACTCAAATTAGTAGGATTTGTTATAATAATAGCTGTAAGTGCAAAATGGATTGTACCGATTGCATTAAATGAAGCAGCAAAGACAAAAAATCGTGACTTGTTCATGCTTCTAATATTATTCATATGTCTGGGTACTACCTTTGCAACATCATCCCTTGGAATCTCACCAGAATTAGGTGCATTCCTTGCAGGTTTAATTATTTCAAACACGGAATTCAGCCATCAAGCATTAGGATATGTACAACCATTCCAGGATGTTTTCATGAGTATATTCCTTATATCTATCGGTTTAATGATAAATGTATCCTATTTCATAAATAACATCCTATTAATAATTGCACTGGCTGCAATAGTATTAGTAATCAAATTTGTAGCAACATTTTTAACTGGAGTTATTTTAAAACTTCCTATAAAAACAACTGTAGCTATATCAGTATTATTAAGTCAGATTGGTGAGTTCTCATTTATATTAGCAGAGGATGGAATGAAATATGGGTTAATCAGTGGAGAATTGTTTACAACATTTTTAACAGTGACAATAATAACTATGTCTGCTACTCCGTTACTTGAGAAAATTACACCTCGTCTTGTAGGTATTTTCAAGAAAATACCATATTTCCAAGTTGATGAAGAATTAAAAACAATACAGCCTGCAGAAATTGAAGAGAATGAACTTGAAGATCATGTAATTATTGTAGGATTTGGTGTAAATGGTAGAAACTTATCTAGTGCATGTGAAACTTATAATATACCTTATGTTATAGTTGATTTTAATCCACAGGTTGTAGAAAAAAATAAAGCATTAGGTCTTCCAATTATTTATGGTAATGGTTATGATGAAAGCGTATTGAAAGAATTACGTATTAAATCAGCAAAATGTATTGTTATATCAATGCCTAGTTATGATAGCACTATAAAAGCTGTGGATTCTGCAAGAAGATTAAATCCGGATATTCATATAATTGTTAGAACAAGATTTCTTAAAAATGTTGATGATGTATATGAAGCTGGTGCTGATGAGGTTATTCCTGAGGAATATGAAACAAGTATTATCATGTTTACACGTGTAATGGATTATTATGATAAAGATATGGATGAAATAAATAGTACGATTGAAAGTCTTAGGTCTGATGCTTATGATACGTTCCGTCATGTATCTTCAGATGATATTACAACTTCATTGAGTAACCGTGTGACCGATTTAAATATGGAGTCTGTACAGATTACTAGAAAACAGAAAATTAGTGATATAGACTTTAATAGGTTTAATCTTACTGTAACATCAGTTATTAGAAATAATAAAACATTCACAGAAATAGATGCCAGATTCAATTTGAAAATCGATGATTTAGTTATATTTACTGGTACCTCTGAAAATATAAGTAGTTTTTTAAGATATTTCCATGTTACTAATGAGATATAA
- a CDS encoding TMEM175 family protein, with translation MDTERFEALIDAILAIIVTIIILEIPLPAHPDLASLWEVKVEFFAYIISFFVVFNIWNSNHNLFIKINKLTDSIVWTNMISIFILSFIPYATIMVSEHFFSFFAQACFGAFFVVLHIHYILQAEVLKKTDPANIALIVYLNNGKKNSFIEFIFFAIAYILGYFVSPPLIMVGCLFAMSFWIIKDQFV, from the coding sequence ATGGACACTGAGAGATTTGAAGCATTGATTGATGCAATTTTAGCTATTATTGTTACAATAATTATCTTAGAAATTCCATTACCAGCTCATCCAGATTTAGCAAGTCTCTGGGAAGTAAAGGTGGAATTCTTTGCTTATATAATAAGTTTCTTTGTTGTATTTAATATTTGGAATTCAAATCATAATTTGTTTATAAAAATAAATAAGTTAACAGATTCCATCGTATGGACAAATATGATAAGCATATTTATTTTAAGTTTTATACCATATGCTACTATAATGGTTTCAGAGCATTTCTTTTCATTCTTTGCTCAGGCTTGCTTTGGAGCTTTCTTTGTAGTTCTTCATATACATTATATTTTACAGGCAGAGGTTTTAAAGAAAACAGATCCTGCAAATATTGCTTTAATAGTTTATCTTAATAATGGTAAAAAGAATTCTTTTATAGAGTTCATATTCTTTGCAATTGCTTATATTCTAGGATATTTTGTAAGTCCTCCTTTAATCATGGTGGGATGTTTATTTGCGATGAGTTTCTGGATAATTAAAGATCAGTTTGTTTAA
- a CDS encoding TMEM175 family protein: MDSGRFETFIDAIFAIMMTIMVIKIPQPETLSLSGLMESSVMYLSYLISFIIIASIWNNHRKLFDRIKDIDNVVIAIYMVLTLTITFVPYFTLWVSEYPYSLVPELCYGLLFVITNILYMLASHIAVTRDNYNYNNNNLDAFRYVRLNVLIYLVFIVGFILGIFINPIAILIACLVTAIIWNLPFKYLNTCEKGDVDGH, encoded by the coding sequence TTGGATTCAGGTCGATTTGAAACATTTATTGATGCTATTTTTGCTATAATGATGACAATTATGGTAATTAAAATTCCTCAACCTGAGACATTAAGTCTCAGTGGTTTAATGGAATCAAGTGTGATGTATCTTAGTTATCTTATCAGTTTTATTATTATAGCAAGTATATGGAATAATCATAGAAAATTATTTGATCGAATTAAGGATATTGATAATGTCGTAATAGCAATATATATGGTGTTAACACTTACAATTACATTTGTACCTTACTTTACTCTTTGGGTTTCTGAATACCCTTATTCATTAGTTCCTGAGTTATGTTATGGATTGTTATTTGTTATTACAAATATTTTATATATGTTAGCAAGTCACATTGCAGTAACTCGTGATAATTATAATTATAATAACAATAACCTTGATGCTTTTAGATATGTTCGATTAAATGTCTTGATTTATTTAGTGTTCATTGTTGGATTTATCTTAGGAATATTTATTAATCCTATTGCAATTTTAATTGCATGTTTAGTAACTGCTATAATTTGGAATTTACCATTTAAGTATTTAAATACCTGTGAAAAAGGTGATGTTGATGGACACTGA
- a CDS encoding flavodoxin: MKSLIIYYSRRGENYLNGDIVNLEKGNTEIIVDYIKGFIDADTFQVETEEDYPESYMETIDIAKEEQEKNIYPEPKENLDDISKYDTIYIASPNWWGTLPMVLQRQLDKLDFTGKTVKTVITHEGSGLGNCMKDIKKLCKGADIKKGLEIKGSAVNDSKDRIKAWIEH, translated from the coding sequence ATGAAAAGCTTAATTATTTATTATTCTAGAAGAGGCGAGAACTACCTCAATGGGGATATAGTAAATCTTGAAAAAGGAAATACAGAGATTATCGTAGATTATATTAAAGGATTCATTGATGCAGATACTTTTCAAGTAGAAACAGAAGAAGATTATCCAGAATCTTACATGGAAACTATTGATATAGCAAAAGAAGAACAAGAAAAGAATATTTATCCAGAACCTAAAGAAAATCTTGATGATATAAGTAAATATGATACAATATATATTGCATCACCTAATTGGTGGGGAACATTACCAATGGTTCTACAAAGACAATTAGACAAACTTGATTTTACTGGAAAGACTGTTAAAACAGTTATCACCCATGAAGGATCAGGTTTAGGAAATTGTATGAAAGATATTAAAAAACTTTGTAAGGGTGCTGATATTAAAAAAGGACTTGAAATAAAAGGTTCTGCGGTTAATGATTCTAAAGATAGAATTAAAGCTTGGATTGAACATTAA
- a CDS encoding transposase produces MLNENTYSTNNYLNSKQLKLFDFGIQRRNNNYLSEISENEKIDLTHNMMLDFVLTAYNYAKLTFNKYSSHYSKKKYTQPQLFAIIAYKIYNKYDYRTTIDNLNVSTKLQKALRLKTIPHHTTIQKFFKRIETEQINNINKILLQYFPVKECYFSLDGTGYTNSYSDIYYNNRTNKTRRQYIKNHITIDSKYMLIRHYNALKGPKFDTVFAISAIRAIKKYKPRYILADRAYDSEIIKKTIVEETTALPQIPVKTRQKSGKYRSKCRAIFLKSIYNFRNQVECVNSIQKRRFNGINYSRSTKLQIKETKLKNVFYNIYRSIQILQK; encoded by the coding sequence ATGCTAAACGAAAATACCTATTCTACAAATAACTATTTGAATTCTAAACAACTTAAACTTTTCGATTTTGGAATTCAAAGACGAAATAATAATTATTTATCAGAAATATCTGAAAATGAAAAAATAGATTTAACACATAATATGATGTTAGATTTCGTATTAACAGCATATAATTATGCTAAATTAACTTTTAACAAATATTCATCACATTATTCAAAGAAAAAATACACACAACCACAATTGTTTGCAATAATAGCGTATAAAATATACAATAAATACGATTACAGAACTACAATTGATAATTTAAACGTATCCACTAAATTACAGAAAGCTTTAAGACTAAAAACGATACCACATCACACTACTATTCAGAAGTTCTTCAAAAGAATAGAAACAGAACAAATAAACAATATTAACAAAATATTATTACAATATTTCCCAGTGAAAGAGTGTTATTTCAGTTTAGATGGAACAGGATACACTAATTCCTATTCAGACATCTATTATAACAATAGAACCAATAAAACAAGACGACAGTACATAAAAAACCATATCACAATCGATTCAAAATACATGTTAATAAGACATTACAATGCTTTAAAAGGACCAAAATTCGATACAGTATTTGCAATAAGTGCAATTAGAGCAATAAAAAAGTATAAACCACGATACATATTAGCAGATAGAGCATATGATTCAGAAATAATTAAAAAAACAATAGTAGAAGAAACAACAGCATTACCACAAATACCTGTTAAAACTAGACAAAAATCAGGAAAATATAGAAGTAAATGTAGAGCTATATTCTTAAAATCAATATATAACTTTAGAAATCAAGTAGAATGTGTGAATAGTATACAAAAAAGAAGATTCAATGGAATAAACTATAGCAGATCTACGAAATTGCAAATAAAAGAAACAAAATTAAAAAATGTGTTTTATAATATTTATAGATCTATTCAAATTTTACAAAAATAG